The following are encoded in a window of Lagenorhynchus albirostris chromosome 3, mLagAlb1.1, whole genome shotgun sequence genomic DNA:
- the CMYA5 gene encoding cardiomyopathy-associated protein 5 isoform X2, with protein MASSESSHAADSALGSDADEEVTRGLDTEEESGGEEDETAAESESEPEPDARLSDQNEEGKTKQKCIISDPSFSMVTVQREDSGITWETNSSRSSTPWALEESQTSGVCSLEGSTLKSPPGNVSFIVDEVKKVRKRKPKSKHGSPSLRRKGNKKRNSFESQDVPANKTSNPLISESQELKTQKKNSSTGIYDKMRNKKTTSNTPPITGAIYKEHKPLVLRPVYIGTVQYKIKMFNSVKEELIPLQFYGTLPKGYVIKEIHYRKGKDASISLEPDLGNHDSNVVSKTGKSVAQSIDDDEVKELAAPWRGAVSKGSKSLTSFSHEDLKKIYADSPLRAASTTKHTPSSYTSNDTAEQETQLSAPQSVPQLPADEAKPREIEPSSLTPNTSAPAFLETAKEESEADSQEMVTAEHDSSVSLPLVDEVKREDVSSADHSISLESEKGSLETLSPGLTASIQEDFGAEREELDLTSPERAKPVSERLNPPHLAVKGEKDENMPETSISLSEPLVLEEPEKEEIETPLPISATPEPEDSNLVEEEIIELDYPESPSVSEEPFPPRLAPEVEQKEDETILPLLTTSTPEHVTLSEEEREENESVSTDSAFISEYSVTQDLNYEREKQEVEPVSSPNVKPVSEHAVLSEEENDEFEPYSPASTSTSVSPSTTEKTPECQSPLFSTATAEHVVLSREEASENGHYTPHSTSASEYSIPSQATKESPKKTTDHKFPLTSKGVSEPLIPSEEEKEDTRLYSPEVASVSEHSLSPYTTEGTSECQSPLLSTATSEHMVLSEEENLGNEHFTPDLTLTSQYAVPPNVTQESPKKIIGDVSLLKSKGISEHKTLLEEEKEDTRFYPPEVASVSECSLPPYTTEGTPECQAPPLSATPSEHVVLSEEETVEMEWYTPSSTSASEFSVPPYATLESQEEAIVHRSPLNLKDASSPMNFSEEEQEDIGPFSPDSAFVSEFSFPSYGTQETEKREFECDSPICLTSPSEHTILSDEDTEEAELFSPDSASQASIPPYRIPETNKEETEPDSLLTAMAVSGYSCFSEADEEEIAPTATPVPEHLSSSQNQRTETSPLVCAPEDLSWLPSTNEGEIKPDAQTTSTTVSEYLIMAQKQRTGAYLEPESEDLIPPCLTSDSEKGEIKTSSSLAATPAQLSMVKEETKPVLPVSQCSVSPDSVHAIKKEQEPKTSLTPKSADEQMALLKVKSKEEIVPDSQEAIAHVLRDQEMEPQPPNVPESGMKDSVLPDLVDEPKKDVKPNLTPTVTSELEQRRLSENEPEVIKPYSPLKETSLSGPEICVAEVQHDSKTTGTPRVLHSASPGVEKEVEHAPPISEFSALSEDIKKEIEPSSSITTTSVTKHDSSLTKLAKEEIPTDLSLPTPTEYPVLTKVGKSELGIGLPLQMVTSVDKHSLLKEEDNVAIVASSSPAETAASQHLAWSEVGKEIKFDLPASISSIPEHSVLSKVETEDIKPGLAVTKTLSSQHSDVSKEARVENKQELPFSTVFDSEYLDVSQKKNSISASEMSGPDHVLSLNLGGEIKKTETELPSSQNVSPALKYIVTKGKNEQTASSFPELEYLASEDLASTLPTLCGDKSKQAMETPSVAQGDFLSENQDLALAQLSLEPEKEDKPHQVSELPNSGSEFTGGLGRQSESIDTKQIKSPITETGDSALEKGLAELRSRGEGKEENRGLHVSTTVPEISEVSSCLREEAQIQEIKSFSPKVVSLGSREAFTSLVEGDNPEELQPYTFSLKGLSGELSHSVDFKKEGKQEISLLLPTGNLKAQVTDNTVTKLTEETDQPNSFHVPQSITEPSKIASSDLPVEEEKPEKELHSDQAVKLPDVNRSFADKQDMGIKQFLSMKENLPLEESKSFMTTESTDVKETHMKEALISPKDENWMLKKPERDLASHHEERVPGSVQLGSSGTSDLMTGQLKPALSEKDHATEIRRQILPHSAEESHLSLQEPVSTLDTSSGNVETLATKTYSSEEIKLAPKPKSLVPAGNVERNEAEGKQTLSLVGSESLVSEKANTEFSRPCKDDSWEETKTPSERIFQKPVSGPSTEEVKSETLPSLAKAAHFLAEEAELALGNEKEAHRRISPLPGEESKVVQSEVVDDAERGKPASEVKTPTQIKPLSSTQENEEPQPPESPEVIQKPPKQQKAVEPGLSEEKGKKGISSFTSWLSSLFLQSSTPDNKVAEKEDLEAQPSPSVEKAVTVIEPRGPAPADVHANEKPADHLLLEAKPETAAESTGSLVKSGEGQDFKEKPTLLSNVEVLPQPKSNFEASSEDYGKKEVLDYSEEMDLNSVVTSADGEGHLRIQSYSPMGEKSIMEEAKNAACPHITDGKRPQMPEISPPSKWNISILKEEPGSDQKEKSLFLFDAIDKVPQQPKSASSSFASKNITEESEELQSIILPVEESKDSLIDLGEDRLEKEMPKPTSLKISEEEIKLRSVSPTEEKGNLEMRSYSLEEKKVVAEKQETVAPLELRGNNEIGKAQITHGSSPIKLEEPKAATALQQVYQNDDHKERYKIIEEGKGEEKEEPSHAFLEGKEQQEIQPYSMNIARHMPEESDISFSHSLGETQPLSLVKTTEITEKSETMISEAHPEIRETKAVGAQPHPLEERKVLVEKTRTFLPVDLPYRDEINDHSLPKEGNLVLDKSSRDVVSHNEEKGQVTASELPKGGSVDTTKESKQRSPSKESDRILDPWSELTPERHMVHTIQTSQDQASEMSEQSVLVSKHHLEAVEDAHVNEPRSSVSSNYAQFITNATTISIDEMISKEPEDTYVRDEEFTVTSKPAGLSEEQKSAFSIISEGCEILNIHAPAFISSVDEEESEQIQGKLEYLEEKASFKPIPFHDESEAVACYKTLQSKLEDSDKKVTPSKEDLKNETHTTKEEISTDSETGDLAFNQPEIPSEEDYFEKYTLIDYNISPDPEKQRTPWKLNVEGELSKEVPGETVSLPERSEESALEYEYELVKLDESFYGLEKDYSKLSDPETQKSSVIQKSADRDAPKSINRDVDSKSPGMPLFDEEEGVLSRTQIFPTTAKAINPELLEEPPALAFLYKDLYEEAVGEKKEEGETASEGDSVNSEASFPSRNSDTDDGTGIYFEKYILKDDILHDTSVTEKDQGQGLEEKPVGKDDSYQSIIEEGEIWGRFETICGEESLEEKQKAAYREGESVGHVEALDSVAMQRKASIIEEVRVVTQRVSYVVPFEDTHHVLERVDEMSSQTNGAANANPEVSLNVPVQVSFPEEEFASGATCVQETLQEEPQIMVPPELSEDRLCSSPVQDEYEFAESLNYEVVTQDTLSEELYSESTPEDVLSHGKESSEHVSENEFVSEVEQSKSAEQEELDREMTEQDQLSSELVTEKEQKELKKSQIDTYCHTCKSPISAVDKLFGTHEDHEVSTLDTAISAIKVQLADFLEDLQEKSLRIEAFVSEIESFFNTIEENCSKNEKSLEEQNEEMMKKVLAQYDEKAQSFEEVKKKKMEFLHDQMVHFLQSMDTAKDTLETIVREVEELDETVFLTSFEEINERLLSAMESTASLEKMPAAFSLFEHYDDSSARSDQMLKQVAVPQPPRLEPQEPNSATSTTIAVYWSVNKEDVVDSFQVYCMEEPQDDQEVNDLVEEYRVTVKESYCVFEDLEPDRCYQVWVMAVNFTGCSLPSERAIFRTAPSTPVICAEDCTVCWNTATIRWRPANPEATETYTLEYCRQHSPEGEGLRSFSGIKGLQLKVNLQPNDNYFFYVKAISAFGTSEQSEAALISTRGTRFLLLRETAHPALQISSDGTEISFAERRRLTEIPSVLGEELPACGQHYWETTVTDCPAYRLGICSSSAVQAGALGQGETAWYMHCSEPQRGQ; from the exons GTTATCAGACCAGAATGAAGAGGGCAAGACCAAGCAGAAGTGTATCATATCTGACCCCTCCTTTTCCATGGTAACAGTTCAACGGGAAGATAGTGGAATAACCTGGGAGACCAATTCAAGTAGGTCTTCCACTCCTTGGGCCTTGGAAGAAAGTCAGACCTCTGGTGTGTGTAGTCTGGAAGGGTCGACTCTGAAGTCTCCTCCAGGGAATGTTTCCTTTATTGTGGATGAAGTTAAAAAAGTTCGGAAAAGAAAGCCTAAGTCAAAGCATGGCTCACCATCATTGCGTCGGAAaggcaacaaaaaaagaaattcttttgaATCCCAAGATGttccagcaaacaaaacaagTAATCCTTTAATTTCAGAAAGCCAGGAACTAAAgacccagaaaaagaattcatctaCTGGCATTTACGATAAGATGAGAAACAAGAAGACCACCTCAAATACACCTCCTATCACTGGAGCGATATACAAAGAACACAAACCGTTAGTGTTAAGGCCAGTTTACATAGGAACTGTACAATATAAAATTAAGATGTTTAATTCtgttaaagaagaattaattccTTTACAATTTTATGGAACATTGCCAAAGGGTTATGTAATTAAAGAAATACATTATAGGAAGGGGAAAGATGCGTCCATTAGTCTAGAGCCAGATTTGGGCAATCATGATTCTAATGTAGTTTCCAAAACAGGCAAATCAGTAGCCCAAAGCATAGACGATGATGAAGTAAAAGAGCTTGCTGCACCCTGGAGAGGTGCAGTTTCCAAAGGATCAAAGTCCCTGACCTCATTCAGTCATGAAGATCTAAAGAAAATTTACGCTGATTCTCCCTTAAGGGCTGCATCTACTACCAAGCACACACCTTCCTCTTATACAAGTAATGACACAGCAGAACAAGAAACACAGCTCAGCGCTCCACAGTCAGTGCCACAGCTGCCAGCTGATGAAGCAAAACCCCGTGAGATAGAGCCTTCCTCTCTTACACCCAATACATCTGCACCTGCGTTCCTGGAAACAGCAAAGGAAGAATCTGAGGCTGATTCACAAGAAATGGTAACTGCAGAGCATGACTCTTCAGTCTCACTGCCGTTAGTGGACGAGGTAAAGAGGGAAGACGTATCTTCTGCTGACCATTCCATTTCACTGGAGTCAGAGAAGGGTTCTCTGGAAACACTTTCACCAGGTCTGACAGCCTCTATCCAGGAAGATTTTGGCGCAGAGAGAGAAGAACTGGATCTGACTTCACCAGAAAGGGCAAAACCAGTCTCTGAACGACTGAACCCTCCTCATCTCGCTGTCAAAGGAGAGAAGGATGAAAACATGCCCGAGAcatccatttctctttctgaacctcTAGTGTtagaggaaccagagaaagaagaaatagaaacgcCTCTACCAATATCTGCTACCCCTGAACCTGAAGATTCTAATTTAGTGGAAGAAGAGATCATAGAACTTGATTACCCAGAAAGTCCATCAGTTTCTGAGGAGCCCTTCCCACCACGCTTGGCCCCTGAAGTGGAGCAGAAAGAAGACGAGACCATTCTGCCATTACTGACGACATCAACACCTGAACATGTCACCTTAtctgaggaagaaagagaggaaaatgagtCTGTTTCTACTGATTCTGCTTTCATATCGGAGTATTCAGTCACACAGGATTTGAACTATGAACGAGAGAAGCAAGAAGTTGAGCCAGTTTCTTCACCTAATGTAAAACCTGTATCTGAACATGCAGTTTTGTCAGAAGAGGAGAACGATGAATTTGAGCCTTATTCCCCAGCTTCAACCTCTACATCTGTCTCACCATCCACAACTGAGAAGACTCCTGAATGCCAGTCCCCACTGTTTTCAACAGCTACAGCAGAGCACGTGGTCCTGTCCAGAGAAGAGGCTTCAGAAAATGGGCATTACACACCACATTCCACATCTGCTTCTGAATATTCAATTCCctcacaggcaacaaaagagtCACCAAAGAAAACAACTGACCATAAGTTCCCATTAACATCAAAAGGTGTGTCTGAGCCCCTGATTCCgtcagaagaagagaaggaagacacTAGGCTGTATTCCCCAGAGGTGGCCTCTGTATCTGAACATTCTCTCTCGCCATACACAACTGAGGGGACTTCTGAATGCCAGTCACCACTGCTTTCAACTGCTACATCTGAACACATGGTCCTATCAGAAGAAGAGAACCTAGGAAATGAGCATTTCACACCAGATTTAACACTGACCTCCCAATATGCAGTCCCGCCAAATGTAACACAGGAATCCCCAAAGAAAATAATTGGTGATGTCTCCCTGTTGAAATCAAAAGGTATTTCTGAGCACAAGACTCTGttagaagaagagaaggaggacaCCAGATTCTATCCCCCAGAGGTGGCCTCTGTCTCTGAATGCTCTCTGCCACCATACACAACTGAGGGGACTCCTGAATGCCAGGCCCCACCACTTTCAGCCACCCCATCTGAACATGTGGTCCTCTCAGAAGAAGAGACAGTAGAGATGGAGTGGTACACACCCTCTTCCACCTCTGCGTCTGAATTTTCAGTACCGCCATATGCAACACTGGAGTCACAGGAGGAAGCAATTGTCCACAGATCCCCTTTAAATCTAAAAGATGCCTCCTCACCCATGAATTTCTCAGAAGAAGAGCAAGAAGACATTGGACCTTTTTCTCCAGACTCTGCATTTGTGTCAGAATTCTCATTTCCATCCTATGGAACtcaggagacagagaaaagagaatttgAGTGTGATTCTCCAATATGTTTAACATCACCATCTGAACACACGATTTTGTCAGATGAAGACACCGAAGAAGCTGAACTTTTTTCTCCAGATTCAGCATCACAAGCTTCCATCCCACCATATAGGATCCCAGAAACAAAtaaggaggaaactgagcctgATTCACTGTTAACTGCAATGGCTGTGTCAGGATATTCCTGCTTCTCAGAAGCAGATGAGGAAGAAATTGCACCAACTGCTACACCTGTACCTGAGCATCTAAGTTCATCACAGAATCAAAGAACTGAAACTTCTCCTTTGGTGTGTGCACCTGAAGACTTGAGTTGGCTCCCTTCAACAAATGAGGGAGAGATTAAGCCAGATGCTCAAACAACATCAACAACTGTATCTGAATATCTCATTATGGCACAGAAGCAGAGAACTGGAGCATATTTAGAACCTGAGTCTGAAGACTTGATTCCGCCATGTTTAACCAGTgattcagagaaaggagaaattaagactaGTTCATCACTAGCTGCAACACCTGCACAATTGTCCATGGTAaaggaagaaaccaaacctgtttTGCCTGTATCTCAGTGTTCAGTTTCACCTGATTCAGTCCATGCAATTAAGAAAGAACAAGAACCCAAAACATCACTCactccaaaatctgcagatgaaCAGATGGCTTtgttaaaagttaaaagtaaGGAAGAAATTGTGCCTGATTCTCAAGAAGCTATAGCACATGTATTACGGGATCAAGAAATGGAGCCTCAGCCTCCAAATGTTCCAGAGTCTGGGATGAAAGATTCAGTTCTGCCTGACTTGGTAGATGAGCCAAAGAAGGATGTCAAACCCAATTTAACTCCAACTGTGACATCTGAACTAGAACAGAGAAGGTTGTCAGAGAATGAGCCTGAAGTAATAAAACCATATTCACCTCTAAAGGAAACATCTTTATCTGGACCTGAGATTTGTGTTGCAGAAGTGCAACATGATTCTAAAACAACTGGTACACCTAGAGTGCTGCATTCAGCGTCACCAGGAGTGGAAAAGGAAGTTGAGCATGCACCACCCATATCAGAATTTTCAGCTTTGTCAgaagacataaagaaagaaattgaaccCAGTTCTTCAATAACCACGACATCTGTAACAAAGCATGATTCAAGCTTAACCAAATTAGCAAAAGAAGAAATCCCAACAGATTTATCTCTTCCCACCCCTACAGAATATCCAGTCTTAACAAAAGTAGGAAAGAGTGAATTAGGAATTGGTTTGCCACTTCAGATGGTAACATCTGTAGATAAGCATTCACTTCTTAAAGAAGAAGACAATGTAGCAATTGTAGCTAGTTCTTCTCCCGCTGAAACTGCTGCATCCCAACATCTGGCTTGGTCAGAAGTagggaaagaaattaaatttgatttacCTGCAAGCATATCCTCTATACCAGAGCATTCTGTTTTGTCAAAGGTAGAAACTGAAGACATTAAACCTGGGTTGGCAGTAACCAAAACATTGTCTTCTCAGCATTCAGATGTATCAAAGGAAGCAAGGGTGGAAAACAAACAAGAGCTTCCATTTTCTACAGTCTTCGACTCTGAATATTTGGATgtgtcacagaaaaaaaattctatttctgcCTCAGAGATGTCAGGACCTGACCATGTGCTTTCGCTCAACCTAGGTGGtgagataaagaaaacagaaactgaaCTTCCTTCCTCACAGAATGTGTCACCTGCACTCAAATATATAGTTACAAAAGGCAAAAATGAGCAAACAGCAAGTTCTTTTCCTGAGCTAGAATATTTAGCATCAGAAGATTTAGCTTCAACATTACCAACCCTCTGTGGTGATAAGAGCAAACAGGCAATGGAGACACCTTCTGTAGCTCAGGGAGATTTCCTGTCAGAAAATCAAGATCTTGCTCTGGCACAGCTCTCTCTGGAACCTGAGAAGGAAGACAAGCCACATCAAGTATCAGAATTACCAAATTCTGGCTCTGAATTCACTGGTGGTTTAGGTAGGCAAAGTGAATCCATagatacaaaacaaataaaatctccCATAACTGAAACAGGGGATTCTGCCTTAGAAAAGGGCCTAGCTGAACTTAGaagcagaggagaaggaaaagaagaaaacaggggacTTCATGTGTCAACTACAGTGCCCGAAATTTCAGAGGTTTCATCATGCCTTAGGGAGGAAGCTCAGATTCAAGAAATTAAATCTTTCTCTCCTAAGGTAGTTAGCTTAGGATCAAGGGAAGCATTTACCTCTCTAGTTGAAGGAGACAACCCAGAAGAACTTCAGCCAtacactttttctttaaaagggtTATCAGGAGAGTTGAGCCATTCAGTtgactttaaaaaagaaggaaaacaagaaataagCCTGTTACTGCCAACAGGAAATTTGAAGGCACAAGTGACAGATAATACTGTAACTAAATTAACTGAAGAAACTGACCAACCAAATTCATTTCATGTACCCCAGAGTATAACAGAGCCATCAAAGATTGCTTCTTCTGATCTCCCTGTGGAAGAAGAGAAGCCTGAAAAAGAACTTCATTCAGACCAAGCTGTTAAATTACCTGACGTAAACAGATCTTTTGCAGATAAACAAGATATGGGTATTAAACAATTTTTGTCTATGAAAGAAAATTTGCCTttggaagaatcaaaatcatTTATGACAACTGAGTCTACAGATGTCAAAGAAACACACATGAAAGAGGCCCTTATTTCTCCAAAGGATGAAAATTGGATGCTGAAAAAGCCAGAGAGAGACTTGGCAAGTCACCATGAAGAAAGAGTCCCTGGATCTGTGCAGCTGGGTTCCTCTGGTACCAGTGATCTGATGACAGGGCAGCTCAAGCCTGCTCTGTCAGAGAAAGACCACGCAACTGAAATCAGAAGGCAAATTCTGCCACATTCTGCAGAAGAGTCTCACTTATCATTACAAGAACCAGTGTCTACTCTCGATACCTCTAGTGGTAACGTAGAGACCTTAGCAACTAAAACTTATTCTTCTGAAGAAATAAAGCTGGCCCCCAAACCAAAATCTTTAGTTCCAGCTGGAAATGTGGAGAGAAATGAAGCAGAAGGGAAGCAGACCCTTTCTTTAGTGGGGAGTGAAAGTTTGGTATCGGAGAAAGCAAACACAGAATTTTCCAGGCCTTGCAAAGATGACAGCTGGGAAGAAACCAAAACACCATCTGAAAGAATCTTCCAGAAACCAGTGTCTGGCCCATCAACAGAAGAGGTCAAATCAGAAACTCTTCCCTCTCTTGCCAAAGCAGCCCATTTCCTGGCAGAAGAGGCAGAACTTGCACTGGGCAATGAAAAAGAAGCACACAGGCGTATATCTCCCTTACCTGGAGAAGAATCAAAAGTGGTTCAGTCAGAGGTTGTAGATGATGCTGAGAGAGGGAAACCAGCATCTGAAGTGAAAACACCCACACAAATAAAACCTCTCTCCTCAACCCAAGAAAATGAAGAACCTCAACCCCCAGAGTCACCTGAGGTCATACAAAAGCCGCCCAAGCAGCAGAAGGCCGTGGAGCCAGGCCTCtctgaggaaaagggaaagaaaggaatttcATCTTTCACATcgtggttgtccagtttatttttACAATCAAGCACTCCAGATAACAAAGTTGCTGAAAAAGAAGATTTAGAAGCTCAGCCAAGCCCATCTGTAGAAAAAGCAGTGACTGTGATAGAGCCTAGAGGTCCTGCTCCAGCTGACGTTCATGCAAATGAGAAGCCAGCGGATCATCTATTGCTAGAGGCCAAACCTGAAACTGCTGCAGAATCCACAGGTTCTTTAGTTAAATCTGGTGAAGGTCAAGACTTTAAAGAAAAACCCACATTGTTGTCAAATGTAGAAGTTTTGCCACAGCCAAAATCCAACTTTGAGGCATCTAGTGAAGATTATGGGAAGAAAGAAGTCCTAGACTATTCAGAGGAAATGGACCTAAACTCAGTAGTTACTTCTGCTGATGGTGAGGGACATCTTAGAATTCAATCTTATTCTCCCATGGGTGAGAAATCCATTATGGAAGAAGCCAAAAATGCTGCTTGTCCTCATATCACTGATGGTAAAAGACCCCAGATGCCAGAAATCTCCCCTCCATCTAAATGGAATATTTCTATCCTTAAAGAAGAGCCAGGAagtgatcaaaaagaaaaatcactcttTTTATTTGATGCAATAGATAAGGTGCCACAACAGCCCAAATCAGCTTCATCTAGCTTTGCAAGTAAAAATATCACAGAGGAATCAGAGGAGCTGCAGTCAATAATTTTGCCAGTAGAAGAATCTAAAGACAGTTTAATTGATCTTGGTGAAGACAGACTAGAGAAAGAGATGCCAAAACCTACTTCCTTGAAAATttctgaagaggaaataaaactcaGATCTGTTAGCCCAACTGAGGAGAAAGGTAACTTGGAAATGAGATCATATtccttggaagaaaagaaagtggtGGCAGAAAAACAAGAAACGGTGGCCCCATTAGAGCTTAGAGGTAATAATGAAATAGGGAAGGCACAAATTACACACGGATCTAGCCCTATTAAATTGGAAGAACCAAAAGCTGCTACTGCGCTGCAGCAAGTCTATCAAAATGATGACCacaaagaaagatacaaaattatTGAGGAgggtaaaggagaagaaaaagaagagccgTCACATGCATTTTTAGAAGGAAAAGAGCAGCAGGAAATTCAACCTTATTCCATGAATATAGCCAGGCATATGCCTGAAGAGTCAGATATCTCTTTCAGTCATTCTTTGGGTGAAACTCAACCATTGTCATTAGTTAAAACTACAGAAATTACGGAAAAATCAGAAACCATGATCTCAGAGGCTCACCCAGAAATCAGGGAAACAAAGGCAGTAGGAGCCCAACCACATCCATTAGAAGAACGTAAAGTTTTGGTGGAGAAAACCAGGACTTTCCTTCCAGTAGATCTTCCTTATCGTGATGAAATAAATGATCACTCTTTACCGAAGGAAGGAAATCTGGTATTGGACAAGTCAAGCAGGGATGTGGTAAGTCACAATGAAGAAAAGGGACAGGTCACAGCGTCAGAGCTGCCAAAAGGTGGCTCAGTAGATACCacaaaagaaagtaaacaaagaTCTCCATCTAAAGAATCTGACAGGATTTTAGATCCATGGTCAGAATTGACTCCAGAGAGGCATATGGTCCATACTATTCAAACATCTCAAGATCAAGCATCTGAAATGTCTGAACAATCTGTTCTTGTTTCAAAGCACCACTTGGAAGCTGTGGAAGATGCCCATGTAAATGAACCACGCTCTTCAGTGAGCAGCAACTATGCTCAATTTATAACTAATGCAACAACAATCAGTATTGATGAGATGATTTCCAAGGAGCCTGAAGACACATATGTAAGAGATGAAGAATTTACAGTGACTAGTAAGCCAGCTGGACTTTCAGAAGAGCAAAAGAGTGCCTTCAGTATCATTTCTGAAGGTTGTGAGATATTGAACATTCATGCTCCTGCATTTATTTCTTCAGTTGATGAGGAAGAAAGTGAACAAATCCAAGGTAAGTTAGAATATTTGGAAGAGAAGGCCTCATTTAAGCCTATACCCTTCCATGATGAGAGTGAGGCAGTTGCTTGCTATAAAACATTACAGAGTAAGTTAGAAGATTCTGATAAAAAAGTTACACCATCGAAAGAAGACCTAAAGAACGAAACTCATACAACCAAAGAGGAGATATCCACAGATTCAGAAACTGGTGATTTAGCCTTTAATCAGCCTGAAATTCCCAGTGAAGaggattattttgaaaaatatacattgATTGATTATAACATCTCCCCAGACCCAGAAAAACAGAGAACTCCATGGAAATTAAATGTTGAAGGAGAGCTGTCAAAGGAAGTTCCAGGAGAAACTGTCTCTCTCCCAGAACGTTCAGAGGAAAGTGCCCTAGAATATGAATATGAATTGGTGAAATTAGATGAAAGTTTTTATGGACTAGAAAAGGACTACAGCAAATTATCTGACCCAGAGACCCAAAAGTCTTCGGTTATCCAAAAATCAGCTGACAGAGATGCCCCAAAGAGCATAAATAGAGATGTGGACTCAAAGTCACCTGGGATGCCTTTATTTGATGAAGAGGAAGGAGTTTTGTCACGAACCCAGATATTTCCTACCACTGCTAAAGCCATTAATCCTGAACTTCTGGAGGAGCCACCCGCACTGGCATTTTTATATAAAGATCTGTATGAAGAAGCAgttggagagaaaaaggaagaaggggagacaGCTTCTGAAGGTGACAGTGTGAATTCTGAAGCATCATTTCCAAGCAGAAATTCTGACACTGATGATGGAACAGGAATATATTTTGAGAAGTACATACTCAAAGATGACATTCTCCATGACACATCTGTAACTGAAAAGGACCAAGGCCAAGGTCTAGAAGAAAAACCAGTTGGTAAGGATGATTCATACCAATCAATAATTGAAGAAGGGGAAATTTGGGGGAGGTTTGAAACTATTTGCGGGGAGGAGAGTctggaagagaaacagaaagcagcTTACAGGGAAGGAGAATCAGTAGGCCACGTGGAGGCTCTTGACAGTGTAGCTATGCAGAGGAAAGCTTCCATCATCGAGGAAGTCAGAGTGGTTACCCAGAGGGTAAGCTATGTGGTTCCATTTGAAGACACTCATCATGTCCTGGAGAGAGTAGATGAAATGAGCAGCCAGACTAATGGAGCAGCAAATGCAAATCCAGAGGTCAGTCTGAATGTCCCAGTACAAGTGTCCTTCCCAGAGGAAGAATTTGCATCTGGTGCAACTTGTGTTCAAGAAACACTGCAAGAAGAACCTCAAATAATGGTTCCCCCTGAGCTGAGTGAAGACCGGCTCTGCAGTAGCCCTGTTCAGGATGAGTATGAATTTGCTGAATCCCTGAATTACGAAGTGGTTACTCAAGACACTTTATCAGAAGAACTGTATTCAGAATCCACCCCTGAAGATGTGTTATCTCATGGAAAGGAATCCTCTGAACATGTCAGTGAAAATGAATTTGTGAGTGAGGTGGAACAAAGTAAGTCTGCTGAACAGGAAGAGTTGGACAGAGAGATGACAGAACAAGACCAGTTATCATCAGAGTTGGTAACCGAGAAGGAACAAAAGGAATTGAAAAAGTCCCAGATTGACACATATTGCCACACATGTAAAAGCCCAATTTCTGCTGTTGACAAGCTGTTTGGTACCCACGAAGACCATGAGGTTTCAACGCTTGATACAGCTATAAGTGCTATAAAG GTTCAATTAGCAGACTTTCTAGAAGATTTACAAGAAAAATCCTTGAGGATTGAAGCCTTTGTTAGTGAGATAGAATCCTTTTTTAATACCATTGAG gaaaactgtagtaaaaatgagaaaagccTAGAAGAACAGAATGAGGAAATGATGAAAAAGGTTTTAGCGCAGTATGATGAGAAAGCCCAGAGCTTTGaggaagtgaagaaaaagaagatggagTTCCTACATGACCAGATGGTCCACTTTCTGCAGAGCATGGACACTGCCAAGGACACCCTGGAGACCATCGTGAGAGAAGTCGAGGAGCTTGATGAGACCGTTTTCTTGACT TCGTTTGAGGAAATCAATGAAAG GTTGCTTTCTGCAATGGAGAGCACTGCTTCTTTAGAGAAAATGCCTGCTGCGTTTTCACTTTTTGAACATTATGACGACAGCTCGGCAAGAAGCGACCAGATGTTAAAACAAGTGGCTG TTCCACAGCCTCCTAGATTAGAACCTCAGGAACCAAATTCTGCCACTAGCACAACGATTGCAGTTTACTGGAGCGTGAACAAGGAAGATGTCGTTGACTCATTCCAGGTTTACTGCATGGAGGAGCCACAAGATGACCAGGAAGTAAATG